A region of the Kaistia geumhonensis genome:
GTTTCCGGCGCCGACCCGGATCCTCGCGCAGGCCTTCGTCGACCGTGAACTCTATGCGCTGCATGGGCTCGCGACGCTGAAGACATCGGTCTTCGGCTTCGCGATCGGCGTCAGCGTCGCCGTTCTCGCCGCGCTCGTCTTCTGCAGGCTGCCGGGCGTCGAACTCGCGTTCCGGGGCGTCAACATCACGCTCTTCGCGATGCCGGCGATCGTGATCGGCCCGCTGCTGGTCCTCTTTCTCAAGGGCGACTGGCCGCAGATCGTGCTCGCGGCGCTGATGGTCTATTTCCCGGCGATGTCGGCGACGCTGCTCGGCCTCCGCACGGTCGATCCGCGCATCGCCGACCTGGTCGCGGCCTATGGCGGCGGCGAGGGCGCCCTGATGCGGCATGTCCGTCTGCGCGGCGCCCTGCCCGATCTCTTCGCGGGCTTCCGCGTCGCGGCGCCGCTCGCGGTGCTCGGCGCGGTGCTCGGCGAGTTCGGCTCGGGCACGCGCTGGGGCTTCGGCGCGTTCCTGCTCTCGGCCCTGCCGCAGGGCAATCCGGCCCGGCTCTGGGGCATCGGCCTTGCGGCGAGCGCCATCGCACTGGCCGGTTATGCCCTCTTCCTGCTGCCGGCTCGGCGGCTCTCGGCCTCCTCGTCCGCCGTGACGCTCGCCGCCGTGCAGCCCTCGGCCCGGCCGAAGGGCGGCGCGTCGACGCGGCGGATCGTGCTGACGCTGGTCGCGGTGGCGCTGCCCTTCGTCATCTGGTGGCTCGGCGTCACGCTCTCGCATGTCAGCCCGATCATCGCGCCGGGTCCCGGGCGGACGGTCATGTTCCTGATCGAAGGCAAGCAGGCCGCCGCCGCGCGCGCGGCGCTCGGCCATGCCCTCGGCGAGACGCTGCCCATCGCGGCGCTCGGCCTCCTCGCCGGCCTCGCCTTCGC
Encoded here:
- a CDS encoding ABC transporter permease — translated: MKAPIYRENARILFGTLVALAVWELLGAYTSWGVAMFPAPTRILAQAFVDRELYALHGLATLKTSVFGFAIGVSVAVLAALVFCRLPGVELAFRGVNITLFAMPAIVIGPLLVLFLKGDWPQIVLAALMVYFPAMSATLLGLRTVDPRIADLVAAYGGGEGALMRHVRLRGALPDLFAGFRVAAPLAVLGAVLGEFGSGTRWGFGAFLLSALPQGNPARLWGIGLAASAIALAGYALFLLPARRLSASSSAVTLAAVQPSARPKGGASTRRIVLTLVAVALPFVIWWLGVTLSHVSPIIAPGPGRTVMFLIEGKQAAAARAALGHALGETLPIAALGLLAGLAFAFVLAALTLLAPALARGLMPVALVAQNMPLVAVVPVVVLVFGRGTASSVFMAVLVVFFPAYVLLHQGFTSVPRAASDLVAAYGGGRWKQLVHIAVPWSVSYLFAAARLVAPQALLGVMVAEWLVTGVGLGNLLNVSRGGLNYDMIWAGALVSILISVAAYEGVGLIERRIAR